Proteins encoded in a region of the Gammaproteobacteria bacterium genome:
- a CDS encoding alpha/beta hydrolase translates to MFPGFRVSKINTSGATIHTLVGGNGPPILLLHGAPQSHFSWAKVAVELARDYTVVLTDLRGYGYSSKPDGGENHINYSKRTMALDQVEVMESLGYDRFILFGHDRGGRVGRRLTIDHPEKVEKLAVLDIVPAHYLYTNTTREFAVAYIHWFMFIRPAPFAENIISATEMFVGGGSGEVGEEYRRIYQDPAAIHAMCEDYRASANMDMEIDKADLAAGKTINCPLNVLWGDSAPMGRLYDVLGIWQKEATRAEGKAMPGGHTFQDEHPEQTYDELIRFLNA, encoded by the coding sequence TTGTTCCCAGGATTTAGAGTCAGCAAGATAAATACCTCTGGTGCTACGATCCATACACTTGTCGGCGGTAATGGCCCGCCCATACTACTTCTACATGGTGCCCCTCAGTCACACTTCTCCTGGGCTAAAGTGGCAGTCGAATTAGCACGTGACTATACGGTTGTACTTACTGACCTGCGTGGTTACGGATATAGCAGCAAACCAGATGGAGGAGAAAATCATATAAATTACTCGAAGCGCACCATGGCTCTGGACCAAGTCGAAGTTATGGAAAGCCTTGGCTACGATCGATTCATCTTATTTGGCCATGATCGCGGAGGCAGAGTTGGACGTCGCCTGACAATTGACCACCCGGAGAAGGTGGAAAAACTAGCCGTTTTGGATATTGTTCCGGCACACTATCTTTACACTAACACCACCAGAGAATTTGCTGTTGCTTATATCCACTGGTTCATGTTCATACGACCTGCGCCTTTTGCTGAGAATATTATTTCTGCTACAGAAATGTTCGTTGGCGGGGGCAGTGGTGAAGTGGGAGAAGAGTATCGTCGGATTTATCAGGATCCTGCAGCAATTCATGCAATGTGCGAGGATTATCGAGCGTCAGCAAACATGGATATGGAGATTGACAAGGCCGATTTGGCGGCAGGAAAAACTATCAATTGTCCACTGAATGTGCTTTGGGGAGATTCTGCTCCCATGGGGAGGCTATATGACGTGCTAGGCATTTGGCAGAAGGAAGCCACTCGCGCCGAAGGGAAGGCAATGCCAGGTGGGCATACATTCCAAGATGAGCACCCTGAACAGACCTACGATGAGCTTATACGTTTTCTGAACGCTTGA
- a CDS encoding alpha/beta hydrolase, producing MTIFSRVQLLLSLLLICLPAFSAENQSIVEDEVYGHKDGLALTFDAHLPIDGNGAAVIIINSGGHRSPRFDLGGAYAQSDLPSMSPHQPLLEEGYVVFDLRHGSIPRYSIPEIVVDIQQGVVFIRQNAEQYEVNPEKIGVWGQSAGGHLALLVALNPELALAAESGGNESHLVSAVVAMAPLTDLASLMGSSREGSPGPPGMDFIKERYPDFSPSSFASAGDPPTLLIHGTEDNLVPMSQSQLMHNALQDVGTDVQLLVIEGAGHLLWLRDEIFSPTLDWFNNHLLGN from the coding sequence TTGACAATCTTCAGTAGAGTTCAATTGTTGTTATCACTTCTCCTAATTTGCTTGCCAGCGTTTTCGGCCGAAAACCAATCTATAGTTGAAGATGAAGTTTACGGGCACAAAGATGGCTTAGCTTTGACTTTTGATGCTCACCTTCCTATTGATGGAAATGGAGCAGCTGTAATCATTATCAATAGTGGCGGGCATAGGTCACCAAGGTTTGATTTGGGGGGTGCTTATGCACAAAGCGACCTGCCTTCAATGAGTCCACATCAACCCTTGTTAGAAGAAGGCTATGTCGTCTTTGATCTACGTCATGGGAGTATTCCACGTTATTCGATACCCGAAATTGTCGTTGACATTCAGCAAGGCGTAGTTTTTATTCGCCAGAACGCAGAGCAGTACGAAGTAAATCCGGAAAAAATAGGAGTGTGGGGGCAGAGTGCTGGGGGTCATCTGGCTCTCTTAGTCGCTCTTAATCCAGAGCTAGCATTGGCCGCTGAGTCCGGAGGTAATGAGTCACACCTTGTTTCAGCAGTGGTCGCTATGGCACCACTCACGGACCTAGCCAGTCTCATGGGGTCTTCAAGAGAAGGCTCACCGGGACCCCCAGGCATGGATTTTATTAAGGAAAGATACCCAGATTTTTCGCCATCGTCTTTTGCTTCAGCTGGTGACCCGCCTACACTGTTAATCCATGGCACTGAAGACAATTTGGTTCCGATGTCACAAAGCCAATTGATGCACAATGCATTACAAGACGTGGGTACTGATGTTCAACTCTTAGTAATTGAAGGCGCAGGACATCTGCTATGGTTACGGGATGAGATTTTTTCGCCAACTTTAGATTGGTTTAATAACCATTTGTTGGGGAATTAG
- a CDS encoding alpha/beta hydrolase — protein MFSGWSRNFLVFLTCAALLSRNVVWSAETSHEIEQFSVSLGADTIAGEVHRIKGSEPATALIIAGGSGVCSRSDTSSAVPLFLRGKTAIVLVDRRGCGTSTGTFTRPGTRNSRWLVPRLAMDLEAVADYLRTDGFSRVGVLGSSFGGWLAVSAAGGDRLDFFVTMNGGAQSVAMSDTFDRLTDDGMTIDQAITETRATALIRSYDPTLDLERISVPGVFILATNDASNPMVLDKESIEYWRLRGKPFEAIIVNDADHELVNTTTGEVDLNWVPRVNAFIEGSLDITIN, from the coding sequence GTGTTTTCTGGTTGGTCTCGTAATTTTTTAGTATTTCTAACCTGTGCCGCGTTACTGTCCCGTAACGTAGTCTGGAGTGCTGAAACTTCTCACGAGATTGAGCAGTTCTCCGTATCTTTAGGTGCCGACACAATCGCCGGCGAGGTCCACCGAATAAAAGGTTCAGAGCCCGCAACTGCCCTTATCATAGCCGGTGGCTCAGGAGTCTGCTCACGTTCTGATACCAGTTCTGCGGTACCCCTGTTCTTACGGGGAAAGACAGCAATAGTTTTGGTAGACCGCCGTGGCTGTGGCACTTCGACTGGAACATTTACACGGCCTGGAACACGCAATAGTCGATGGCTGGTGCCTCGATTAGCCATGGATCTCGAAGCAGTTGCAGATTATCTACGGACCGATGGTTTTTCTCGCGTCGGGGTATTAGGGTCAAGCTTCGGAGGGTGGTTGGCTGTGTCTGCGGCGGGCGGAGATCGGCTGGACTTTTTTGTCACAATGAATGGAGGAGCTCAGTCAGTAGCAATGTCTGATACTTTCGACCGCCTTACAGATGATGGGATGACTATTGACCAGGCTATTACCGAAACACGCGCGACAGCACTGATTCGTAGTTACGATCCCACTCTTGATCTTGAACGCATAAGCGTGCCGGGAGTTTTTATACTGGCCACTAATGATGCCTCAAACCCTATGGTCCTTGATAAAGAAAGTATCGAATATTGGAGACTCAGAGGAAAACCCTTCGAGGCGATTATTGTAAATGATGCAGATCACGAGCTTGTAAATACAACTACGGGTGAGGTTGATCTCAACTGGGTTCCAAGAGTTAATGCGTTCATAGAAGGTAGTCTCGATATAACGATCAATTGA
- a CDS encoding GNAT family N-acetyltransferase, producing MRVRKAVPEDLNVIVDFISLEAMDAEGRIQDRETLEQGVGAGLRDSAISDYWLLVDDREQAAGCVSVIKEWSDWNAGYYWWIQSMYISPEYRGKGFMSLLIDTVAKSGRQQNCLELRLYVHTNNKAAIRAYEKAEFEYMPYRLMSKRI from the coding sequence ATGCGCGTTAGGAAAGCTGTCCCGGAAGACCTGAATGTCATTGTTGATTTCATTTCTCTAGAAGCAATGGATGCAGAGGGGCGTATTCAAGATCGCGAAACTCTCGAACAGGGAGTCGGAGCTGGCCTAAGGGATAGCGCTATATCCGATTATTGGCTTTTAGTTGATGATCGAGAACAAGCGGCCGGTTGTGTATCGGTGATCAAAGAATGGAGCGACTGGAATGCCGGTTATTATTGGTGGATTCAAAGTATGTATATCTCGCCGGAATATCGCGGCAAAGGATTTATGAGCCTTTTGATTGATACAGTCGCTAAGTCGGGCCGCCAGCAGAACTGTCTTGAGCTAAGGCTTTATGTTCATACTAATAATAAGGCCGCAATTCGCGCGTATGAAAAAGCAGAATTCGAGTATATGCCTTATCGTCTCATGTCAAAGCGAATCTAA
- a CDS encoding IS66 family transposase: MSHPDVSQLNAEQLRALTASLFSRLAEQEKTLQQRTERNDSLTHRVSYLETLNKKLTHEMALLKRHRFGKHSEQLNVLQRTLLEDIVDADVGGIEAELEAAQADPLSQSRPKQQPKRVPLPPELPRRLIEHEPDNTHCQCGCQLQRIGEDISEKLDYTPGEFTVERHVRGKWVCKDCETLVQAPVPAHVIDKGLPTTGLLAQVLVAKYADHLPLYRQERIFERAGLGIPRSTLAEWVGRCGVVLQPLADALRETILSHPVVHADETPVPMLSPGKKKTHRAYIWAYCTTPYAQTRAVVYDFAPSRAGEHARTFLGDWQGKLVCDDYSGYKAGFGRGVTEIGCMAHARRKFFELHATNKSTLAASALNSIGQLYEIERQARDLNDEQRCLLRQQRAGPLLENFHAWLLAQRQKVPDGSATARAIDYSLKRWRALTHYLDDGAVPIDNNWVENQIRPWALGRSNWLFAGSLRSGQRAAAVMSLIKSARMNRLDPYTYLKDVMARLPTQKASRIHDLLPHNWQPE; this comes from the coding sequence ATGTCACATCCCGACGTGAGCCAGCTTAATGCCGAGCAACTACGAGCCCTGACTGCCTCGTTGTTCTCGCGCCTCGCCGAGCAGGAGAAGACACTTCAGCAGCGGACTGAACGCAACGACAGCCTTACGCACCGCGTCAGTTACCTCGAAACACTCAACAAGAAACTGACCCACGAGATGGCGTTACTCAAACGTCACCGCTTCGGTAAACACAGTGAACAACTGAACGTTCTGCAACGCACTCTCCTGGAAGACATCGTCGACGCCGACGTGGGCGGCATCGAAGCGGAGCTGGAGGCGGCGCAGGCTGACCCCCTCTCACAGTCCAGGCCGAAACAACAACCCAAGCGTGTACCCCTGCCACCGGAGCTGCCACGCCGGCTGATCGAGCACGAGCCGGACAACACCCACTGCCAGTGTGGCTGTCAGCTCCAACGGATTGGCGAGGACATCAGCGAAAAGCTGGACTATACCCCCGGTGAGTTCACCGTTGAGCGGCATGTTCGTGGTAAGTGGGTGTGTAAAGACTGCGAAACGCTGGTGCAGGCACCGGTACCGGCGCACGTAATCGATAAAGGTCTGCCGACCACTGGCCTGCTGGCACAGGTGCTGGTGGCCAAGTACGCCGACCACCTGCCGCTGTACCGTCAGGAAAGGATCTTCGAACGTGCCGGGCTGGGTATTCCCCGCTCCACGCTGGCCGAATGGGTGGGTCGCTGCGGTGTGGTGTTGCAGCCACTGGCGGATGCCTTGCGCGAGACCATCCTGAGCCACCCGGTGGTTCATGCCGACGAGACGCCGGTGCCAATGCTGTCGCCGGGCAAGAAGAAAACCCACCGCGCCTACATCTGGGCTTACTGCACAACGCCCTATGCCCAGACCCGGGCAGTGGTCTATGACTTTGCGCCCAGCCGTGCCGGGGAGCATGCCCGCACCTTCCTGGGCGACTGGCAGGGCAAACTGGTGTGCGACGATTACAGTGGTTACAAGGCTGGGTTCGGCCGGGGTGTCACCGAGATCGGCTGTATGGCCCACGCCAGGCGCAAGTTCTTTGAGCTGCACGCTACCAACAAGAGCACCCTGGCGGCCAGTGCGCTGAATAGCATCGGTCAGTTGTACGAGATCGAGCGTCAGGCCAGGGATCTGAATGACGAGCAACGTTGCCTACTGCGACAACAACGGGCCGGCCCACTGCTGGAGAACTTCCATGCCTGGCTGCTGGCGCAGCGGCAAAAGGTACCGGACGGATCGGCTACGGCCAGAGCCATTGATTACAGTCTGAAACGCTGGCGTGCCTTGACCCACTATCTCGATGATGGCGCGGTGCCTATCGACAACAACTGGGTCGAGAATCAGATCCGCCCGTGGGCCTTGGGGCGTTCCAACTGGCTGTTCGCCGGATCGCTGCGCAGTGGTCAGCGCGCGGCTGCTGTGATGAGCCTGATAAAGTCAGCCCGAATGAACAGGCTTGATCCTTACACATACCTAAAAGATGTCATGGCCAGGCTACCGACTCAGAAGGCTAGCCGCATTCATGACCTGTTGCCACATAACTGGCAGCCGGAATAG
- the tnpB gene encoding IS66 family insertion sequence element accessory protein TnpB (TnpB, as the term is used for proteins encoded by IS66 family insertion elements, is considered an accessory protein, since TnpC, encoded by a neighboring gene, is a DDE family transposase.), producing MIRIEAIWLATEPLDMRAGPDKALARVVQVFGSARPHCAYAFTNKRANRIKILVHDGLGLWLCARRLNRGKFHWAEPWRGKHLLVDEEQLQALVQGLPWQRLGEAGVIRAL from the coding sequence GTGATCCGTATTGAGGCGATCTGGCTGGCCACCGAGCCACTGGATATGCGTGCCGGGCCGGATAAGGCGCTGGCCCGAGTAGTCCAGGTGTTCGGCAGTGCCAGACCACACTGTGCTTATGCTTTTACCAACAAGCGTGCCAACCGGATAAAGATTCTGGTGCATGATGGATTGGGGCTGTGGCTGTGTGCCAGACGCCTGAACCGTGGCAAGTTCCACTGGGCGGAACCCTGGCGCGGCAAGCACCTTCTCGTGGATGAAGAACAGCTTCAGGCGCTGGTTCAGGGGCTGCCGTGGCAGCGCCTCGGTGAGGCGGGCGTCATTCGTGCTTTGTAG
- a CDS encoding transposase — protein MNELSVFATPVKRRRFAPDFKHRIVAACQEPGASVARVAREHDLNANLVHKWIRQAKTNSLPVTTPGFVALPINSTQVPRPASASGADECVRLEIPFRQQSIKVSWPVSQSDRCLALLRDLLQ, from the coding sequence ATGAACGAACTAAGCGTATTCGCCACACCTGTTAAGCGTCGAAGGTTTGCCCCGGATTTCAAACACAGGATCGTAGCCGCTTGCCAAGAACCCGGTGCATCTGTTGCCAGGGTCGCCAGAGAACATGACCTCAATGCCAACCTGGTCCATAAGTGGATCCGTCAGGCCAAAACGAATTCATTGCCGGTAACCACTCCAGGTTTTGTAGCACTACCGATCAATTCGACGCAAGTGCCACGGCCTGCTTCGGCTAGCGGAGCGGACGAGTGTGTCCGTCTGGAGATTCCCTTCCGTCAACAATCGATCAAGGTGAGCTGGCCAGTCTCTCAGTCGGATCGTTGTCTGGCACTGTTACGTGACCTGCTGCAGTGA